The genomic window AATATAAATCGTCCCTTTTGTCAGTGATGAAAGatatgtattgaatttaacCATTATTTGTGTGCAACAACTTGAccgttatttattgtatttaagctGTTTACAATTATGATgtatcagtatattattacaaataataaaaaaaacttattgatcatatttataaaaaaatgcactGTAACTGTTTTAGCTGATTCATCATGGTTATTGGTTATGGAAACTAATTTTCCTCATTGATATAATTCAGctccaaaattaattaagtttaaatatttaagaagaaaacttgttaattttaaccatacattaacttttaaattaaaaataacttttttacaaATCAACTAATAGAAAAAACTCTTGtccattttagattctgaacgaagtgatgaatgtattgattttacaatgatgtgtgttttttttttttttttttttgtgtctgtgtacagcataactagtcgaaataatgctccaatttcaaactatgggggtggtttccgatgtaaaagtgaatatccttggtgcattatagaggtaaaaagttaacattttccaacagttttcaaaaaaatcgagaaaaacaaaaaaaaaatgacggaaaaacggcaatttttccgcaaaaccagttttcgaccaaatcgatttttttttatggttgtaattcaaaagctaatcactgaaaatacttgaaattttcaccaaatgttaatgtcagtggtatctgtatatagttaaattttcaaaaaattttgactttttttgagttatttatagaccactgaaattttcgatttttttgagaaattttttttaaagtgtcgataaaaaatttttggatgaccaaaaagttttgaaaatttaatacaaggttccttatgagttgtttttattgtatctaaaaaaaattaaaaatcgttagtcacaatttttttttataagagttaatagttcaaatttttacgaaatctgtcgaaaacgcgaaaatttgcaagtaattttgaagttgaaaaatcataaaatttttttcttttataactaagttttgaaaatttggtacaaggttctccatacatttttcttcaaatatctgtaaaaaaaactctaccggattcagacaaaaaatttttatgagtgtttgaaatttaaatttttagaaaaccgcgttaaataacggtttagcctcaaacgatttttgatatttgttataattcaaaaagtataagtcgtagatacttgaaaattttaccagttatttagattggcattttatttacttgatttaattttcaaaatattttgagttttttgagctatttatagacaactgacattttcaatttttctgaaaatttttttttgaagggtcgataaaatttttttggccctatcaaaatacttgaaaattttatacaaagttcctcatatgttattcttatagtgattaaaaaattataagaatacataggcacaatttttttttattagcatttgaagttcaaattttgacgaaaattcgttaaaattatgaatatttgcaaattattttgtaggtataattcataaaaatgtttgtataggtagctaagagttgaaaatttaatacaagattttttataagtttagcttacaataattataaaagaacttaaattttggtgtattcaggccattaaaacataaaccacctttttcaccaacaactggaaattatatcctaggctgacaaatcatcttcgttcagaatcgtttttcgtatacaatgataactatcattggattcaaatttaacactcctataatatataataatgatccatacggcacttaatgtacagcagagcggtactcacttgcccgcttttttttcattttctttacatgatttaattttcaaaatattttgagttatttatagacaactgaaattttcgatttttctgaaaaaatttttttgaagtgtcgataaaatttttttggtccaatcaaaatatttgaaaattgtatacaaagttcctcatatattattcttatagtgattaaaaaattataagaatacataggcactatttttttttattagcatttgaagtacaaatttcgacaaaaattcgtcaaaatcatgaatatttgcaaattattttgtagttcaaaattcataaaattgtttgtatttatacttaacgttaaatattttagactgacaaatcatctccgttcagaatcgtttttcgtatacaatgatacctatcattgcattcaaatttaacctaccctactccgaggtccaccccaccccctaatgtacagcagagcggtgcCCACTTgtcgacttttttttatttactttttataatacttttttttttggttgtaCATTATGGCTACACTAACCATGGTCGGGTGTCCGGTGTATGTACACaccgttttttaatatatttattatttatatactataaatgatTGAGGGTTCATTTATCTACTAAGGTATAAGGTAAGTATTgttaattagaattaaaatctttGAGATTGTAGCttctatgtacatattataacgcacgtgttttgataatttaaattacatagttTTGGAATGTATTGGAAGCGTGCTAACGTTTATTATGCCAATGTGTGCGTGGCCATGGAAAATACTGTACCGTTTCCAAATTCCAATGACCAGGCAAAATAACCAAACTGCTGGCTGAGAAATCTCAAGATGAAGAAACTGTGGTGTCAAACTCGTTGATTAGAATAcagaatatacctataatataataatggaatttattataaaaagtgtaatatttattattaaattgtaaattatgaaaattaatgtatttaacataaaGATAGAAAACATTTTGAGGCGATATTATTGAGTGgtgtttttctaaatattaatagttcaaTTATCCTAAACTCTGACATAAACCTTCGATTTCttacataactttttttttacatttcaatttcattatgaaagcaaaatattttgacctcaaataaaatatgttaaaaaggTCATTGAATGTTGATTGCAACATAGGTTGGGGgataatggaaaatattttttacagctaactataattaataatgatttatgttatattttgtcatatttaaGGCAGTTGATGAATGTTAAGCACTGAACAGTTCCATAAATAGATATATCAAAATcacttataaaattgtttttattatacaatatcattataaaaaaaaaccaattagagtatcataataacttaaattacatataatactattatataatattaagttttttaaaaataaaatagataataaagataaaaaaaaaaggaatatttaaattcaatcagTTTGACTAGATCATTGGAACAGTATTCATGATTTTCTAACATTGAGtacataagtattatacaGTAGAAATGTTGAATAGTTTtggttttatagatttataatttagatgtCCGAAGACATTGCTGTAGGGACATTGCTAGTTTTTACGACTTGATTCATACAAGATTTGGAGAGTGGAAGAAAATTGGGTCTAGTGATCGCATTAACGTTTGAACAATTCTCTTCAACTGGTGTTTGTACAGCAGTGATATCTGTTTGTGTTTCTGCAACACTCTGTGATGATGGGCTCACACATCGTAAAACATGATTCATAGACTCCTGCAGTTGTTGaaccttaaaaatatgaatttggtttttgttcttataaactattttaagaaaaatatccaaaagataaaagtattttacatcaaaaattatacacaaaaattgAGGTCTACTATTTTtaacgtaatatataaatatatattaaatattatgcctattaaaattaacttaatttttttatgtatcgtgtttaataaattattatacttaatagttaatacgaTTTCAAAAAGTCTATAAATcaacataattaaaacattaattttgttataatttgatataaaatatcaaaatgctttagtataagtttaatagtttcaattaacaaactaataatttttatttaatggaaagtgaattttaatcatataatattagaaccaGCAGTTatgaagttttataatttttttatccattaAAGAGGGAAGTTGATATTTAGTTGATCAAATTTAAAgtgataactattataattagggCAGAGGACTTGTAGCTCTAAATATGCAAGCACTTATGCACTAAAAAAACccataatatgcaattaaaatatgcacttaaaatgttttatatttaatattgattcttGTCGTGTCAAgaaacgttttataaataaatcctaATCGAATAAAAGCCTGCATGGTGTACACACGTATCTGTGGTGGTGATGTCGTATGTATAGTGTACGTTAAAATCGTTATCGCTTCTAAGAAAAATGTGTGCCCGAGCACAGTCAAAAACCATATTAAacgacaaaaattaaaaataaataattaatcaatttttatccaAACATTTTAACTGTATTGTTTGAAATCAAAATGTCGCTGTGGAAAAAATCGATTCAAGTAAAATATgtctcaaaaaatataaaatagcgtataaaagtgtaaaatatgcatttatatgcacaataaaatttcaaaactagCTTTGTGGAAGCATGAAACTTATTTGTTTCACACTCTGCTGTTTTTGTGACtgtgcaaaaaaaatatgcaaatgctACAAGTCCTCTgtcctaattataataaatacagaaaCTAGGTAAATATTCTTGATCTTTTTTGCTAGGTTgttggtaattaatttttaactttaaaaataaaaaaataaattaaacattgttataaaaccaatagtaatatatttctttctatgttataatttaaaaatataataaaactacaataatattaaataccttagTGTCCAATGAAGAGCACGTCACACACTTGGAATCACCATTATTATCAGTGCCTAATCTGTTATCCATAGTGTTAACCTTTAATcattcacaataattatttattaatttttattttttaaatatacgaaAAAGATTATATTGAAGAGGgtccatataaaaataaagtttctaTAATATTGCCCTTTGGAAATTTGTGTGATAATGGACTTTGATGCTATAATACTGCATATGCTTATACTGACAGTCatccatttaaatataatataatatcaaatatgacaattatcataatcaaacataattttacaaaataatactagatgtttattttatcaaagaaCAGTCATTACTTCAATACTATTGATTGTGATTTGTCATAaacataaatgatataaatgtattaaatataataagcgaTGATGATATAAATACCTTTTTCCACAACTCGTTTATAGCTTGCATTTGTAATACCACTAATTTATGTTCTTTTTCGAGAGTACTTTTGGTATCTACTAAATCTTTACTCATTTgcctaaaaatttcaaaatgatataattaaaataataaaattagatgaAATATCTTACTTAATGTATTGATTGAAACGTAGCATTTGCACATGCTGATATATATTGgatacatttttgttcaaatttctAGTATGATATCCCCTccacattttttgtattactataGCTGACTGAtgtaaatctatataataaataaataacttaagtataattaaaacaaataatatttaaaattaataatgtttaaatttaccttTGTTCTCAATACCATTCATTTGTGacgctttatttttaatcatttgcaATTTTTCCATAGTGGGTGCTCGTGATTCTTCACCAGCTGGAGTTTGAACACCAATTATAGGTCTTGATTTAGGTGCACTTGGTGTAAGTGGACTAGGTAATGAGTCTAATATCGGCAACATAGTACTGGCAGCTGGTAGAGGTGGAGATTGGACAAAACAACTAACTTCAGTCACTGGTAAATGGACACTACGAGACATACTACTGGGTGTTCCTTGACAGCTTTCTGAACCAGTAGATAGCCTTTGAGTAGTAGACTTCAGTACACTAGGATCTAGACTCCTAGTCATCAATGATTCTTGTCCTGattctttaatatttggtGTAGACGTTCCTAatatagaacaaaataaaaaatgacaataaaaaaatcactctaaattcaaatgatatgtatatacatactatgtaATTGCTCTCTATATTGTTGAGCTTTGCTCAAAACTAATCTCAATTTTCTTTCTTGTTCAGTTTCTAACGCATGACTAGTAAGTGGACATGTTTCCGTTAAATATCGGACAAGAGCTTCATGTTGTCCAGTATGAAATTTTCGTCCTTGACCTTGACTATATAGCCATTCAGCTTTAAgactgaaaaataatgaaatttattaaatatttcagaacCACCTATATAGCAGCtatagattttcaaaaaattatacatacataaatgaaaacaatttaataatttatgtaattttgatattggaaatatgtttattattagtaagtctaatttatattaacctaTCAAATACTTACTTTTCAATGTCATCCACAGCATAGCCATCAACTATTTTCACACTAGGACACCAATTAACAACAAATGGTCTATAGTTAAATGTGTACCCTTCTAGGCAGCTATTACCGTTTAAAGTGATTTCTCTTAATGAACCAAGGCGACAAAGCTGTGATATTTCATTCAAATCATTAAGATTGTTATTGGCTAAAGTAAGAGTAAGCAAGTTGATAGGAAGGAAATGCTGGCAGTTGGTTAAATGGCAAATATGATTTGAATGCAAAAAAAGtttctgtaaatataataaaatgtttttttcaataattataaataattataataaatttcagatctatttaaaatgtatacaatgcaTACTTCAAGCTTTAAAAGATGACTCAAATTGTTAATGTATGATATGCTGTTGAATGACAAATCTATGTGCACTAAGTTgacattatttgataaatgttcaataatctaaaaataaaacctcatgtaaaatattttatttattctatattatacatttaatgagACAATAGAACTTACTTTGATTTTGTTATTGGACAAATTAAGCCAtgatagatttattaaatctcTGAGCCCTTCAATACTTATCAAATGATTATtagataaatctaattttactaattttgttaattttgctACTGTATACATTCTCATCATCTGATTATGGCTTGCAattaacttttgaaaaaaaaaaaaaatgtattaatttgattacttatacaattgaatacattattttagaattatttacttcattgagttcagtaaaatattcaacattttccAGTTtctgtaaacaattttttcgcACATCTAAGACTTTAATAATATGg from Aphis gossypii isolate Hap1 chromosome 1, ASM2018417v2, whole genome shotgun sequence includes these protein-coding regions:
- the LOC114129159 gene encoding centrosomal protein of 97 kDa isoform X2, encoding MMRMYTVAKLTKLVKLDLSNNHLISIEGLRDLINLSWLNLSNNKIKIIEHLSNNVNLVHIDLSFNSISYINNLSHLLKLEKLFLHSNHICHLTNCQHFLPINLLTLTLANNNLNDLNEISQLCRLGSLREITLNGNSCLEGYTFNYRPFVVNWCPSVKIVDGYAVDDIENLKAEWLYSQGQGRKFHTGQHEALVRYLTETCPLTSHALETEQERKLRLVLSKAQQYREQLHRTSTPNIKESGQESLMTRSLDPSVLKSTTQRLSTGSESCQGTPSSMSRSVHLPVTEVSCFVQSPPLPAASTMLPILDSLPSPLTPSAPKSRPIIGVQTPAGEESRAPTMEKLQMIKNKASQMNGIENKDLHQSAIVIQKMWRGYHTRNLNKNVSNIYQHVQMLRFNQYIKQMSKDLVDTKSTLEKEHKLVVLQMQAINELWKKVNTMDNRLGTDNNGDSKCVTCSSLDTKVQQLQESMNHVLRCVSPSSQSVAETQTDITAVQTPVEENCSNVNAITRPNFLPLSKSCMNQVVKTSNVPTAMSSDI
- the LOC114129159 gene encoding centrosomal protein of 97 kDa isoform X1: MSDIPLLDLSSQELRKLPKNENSHIIKVLDVRKNCLQKLENVEYFTELNELIASHNQMMRMYTVAKLTKLVKLDLSNNHLISIEGLRDLINLSWLNLSNNKIKIIEHLSNNVNLVHIDLSFNSISYINNLSHLLKLEKLFLHSNHICHLTNCQHFLPINLLTLTLANNNLNDLNEISQLCRLGSLREITLNGNSCLEGYTFNYRPFVVNWCPSVKIVDGYAVDDIENLKAEWLYSQGQGRKFHTGQHEALVRYLTETCPLTSHALETEQERKLRLVLSKAQQYREQLHRTSTPNIKESGQESLMTRSLDPSVLKSTTQRLSTGSESCQGTPSSMSRSVHLPVTEVSCFVQSPPLPAASTMLPILDSLPSPLTPSAPKSRPIIGVQTPAGEESRAPTMEKLQMIKNKASQMNGIENKDLHQSAIVIQKMWRGYHTRNLNKNVSNIYQHVQMLRFNQYIKQMSKDLVDTKSTLEKEHKLVVLQMQAINELWKKVNTMDNRLGTDNNGDSKCVTCSSLDTKVQQLQESMNHVLRCVSPSSQSVAETQTDITAVQTPVEENCSNVNAITRPNFLPLSKSCMNQVVKTSNVPTAMSSDI